One Acetobacterium sp. KB-1 DNA segment encodes these proteins:
- a CDS encoding MmcQ/YjbR family DNA-binding protein, producing the protein MMKPCEKWDELIENTIEPLPGTSRDYQHEWDAVRYFVGDVMFAMRGENKVGDSLLTVKLPPGDGEILRSRYPDIIPGYYMNKQHWNSIMLDKNVPEAVLVDCIQLAYQTVLKKLTKKKQREIEESTKVSEA; encoded by the coding sequence ATGATGAAACCTTGTGAAAAATGGGATGAACTGATCGAAAATACAATAGAACCTTTACCGGGCACGTCCCGGGATTATCAACACGAATGGGATGCGGTTCGATATTTTGTCGGCGATGTGATGTTTGCCATGCGTGGAGAAAATAAGGTTGGCGATTCATTATTGACAGTCAAATTGCCACCCGGTGATGGAGAAATCCTCCGCTCCCGTTACCCCGATATTATTCCTGGGTATTATATGAACAAACAGCATTGGAATTCAATCATGCTTGATAAAAATGTGCCAGAGGCAGTTTTAGTTGATTGTATTCAATTGGCTTATCAGACGGTACTAAAGAAATTGACAAAAAAGAAACAGCGGGAGATTGAGGAAAGTACGAAAGTTTCCGAAGCATAA
- a CDS encoding HD domain-containing phosphohydrolase encodes MTYPRDLLSFANTYRKKWLEVALGVFLGGVGILLMMNTVSFSNGIIFDTRSILISVTGLFLGYLPTIMATLMISLYRIYLGGGGALTGVLVTVTSALIGLCWYRYRLKKIRQKPKKVWPELYLFGVIVHLAMLACMLTLPNQQGFDVLQVITLPVLIIYPLGTLLLCLVMLQALKNREAEKNLRESRESYKHLYYEYQKKESLLRSLLDSLPDLVFYKDNAGVYLGCNKAFEGFAGKTKDELVGLTDFDLFDEKMATLFRDMDQLMMKEKKSRRNEEFVTYPDGQEVILETLKTPYYDHNAQILGLIGVSRDITERKKTEAEMLFLSQHDALTGLHNRGYYEKERQRLDHHDYLPLSLIIGDINGLKLINDAFGHGAGDKLLISIARILASCAREKDVLVRTGGDEFVMLLPQTSYRETGALVEKIKKACKAGYELDNERIITSISLGFATKTREQEPFEKVFRLAEESMYRKKLLDYKSFHSTVLNSIKTTLFEKSNETEEHAERMASMAKQLGQVLGLDQEELVALELATTLHDIGKISIDSKLLQKNGQLTDDEWLEVRKHPEVGYRIAQTVPELRKISEYILCHHERWDGTGYPQGLKTDEIPLLARILAIVDAYDAMTRDRPYRKAMTKKDAIDELKRNAGTQFDPVLVGVFIKDVIEENMIE; translated from the coding sequence ATGACTTATCCAAGGGATTTATTGAGTTTTGCAAACACCTATCGCAAAAAATGGTTGGAGGTTGCTCTCGGTGTTTTTCTGGGTGGAGTGGGGATTCTGCTAATGATGAATACCGTTAGTTTTTCAAATGGGATCATCTTCGATACCCGATCGATTCTGATTAGTGTAACGGGACTATTTCTCGGTTACTTGCCTACCATCATGGCCACCCTGATGATCTCGCTTTATCGGATTTATTTAGGCGGTGGTGGGGCCCTCACCGGGGTGTTAGTGACGGTGACCTCCGCTCTAATTGGGCTGTGCTGGTATCGATATCGGTTGAAGAAAATACGCCAAAAGCCTAAAAAAGTCTGGCCGGAGCTGTACTTGTTTGGCGTGATTGTCCATCTCGCCATGTTGGCTTGTATGCTGACCTTGCCCAATCAACAAGGGTTTGATGTTCTGCAGGTTATTACTCTGCCAGTGCTGATTATCTATCCTCTGGGAACTTTGCTGCTATGCCTGGTGATGCTTCAGGCACTCAAAAATCGGGAAGCAGAGAAAAATCTGCGGGAAAGCCGGGAAAGTTATAAACACCTCTATTATGAATACCAGAAAAAAGAATCGCTGCTGCGTTCACTACTGGATTCGCTGCCAGACCTGGTTTTTTATAAAGATAATGCGGGTGTATATCTCGGTTGCAACAAAGCCTTCGAAGGTTTTGCCGGTAAAACCAAGGACGAATTGGTGGGGCTCACTGACTTTGATCTCTTTGACGAAAAAATGGCAACCTTATTTCGCGATATGGATCAACTGATGATGAAGGAAAAAAAATCCCGTCGGAATGAAGAATTCGTGACCTATCCGGATGGACAAGAAGTTATTTTGGAAACCCTGAAAACGCCCTACTATGATCACAATGCTCAGATTCTGGGATTAATCGGGGTCAGTCGGGATATCACCGAACGTAAGAAAACAGAAGCTGAGATGCTCTTTCTGAGCCAGCACGATGCCCTTACGGGCCTCCATAACCGGGGCTACTACGAAAAAGAACGGCAGCGGCTGGATCATCACGATTATTTACCGTTATCTCTAATCATTGGAGATATTAATGGACTCAAATTGATTAATGATGCCTTTGGCCATGGCGCAGGGGACAAACTGCTAATTAGCATCGCCAGGATTTTGGCTTCTTGCGCCAGAGAAAAAGATGTCTTGGTGAGAACCGGCGGGGATGAGTTTGTTATGTTGCTACCCCAGACTTCTTATCGGGAAACTGGAGCTCTGGTTGAAAAAATTAAAAAAGCCTGCAAAGCTGGATACGAGCTGGATAATGAACGGATTATTACAAGTATTTCGTTGGGATTTGCCACCAAAACCCGGGAGCAGGAACCTTTTGAAAAAGTATTCAGGTTAGCCGAGGAGTCGATGTACCGAAAAAAACTACTGGACTATAAAAGTTTTCATTCTACCGTCCTGAATTCCATTAAAACCACCCTCTTTGAAAAAAGTAACGAAACCGAAGAACACGCAGAGCGGATGGCCAGTATGGCTAAGCAATTGGGGCAGGTCTTGGGGCTGGATCAGGAGGAACTGGTAGCTTTGGAATTGGCGACAACCCTTCATGATATCGGAAAAATTAGCATCGACAGCAAGCTACTTCAAAAAAATGGTCAATTGACTGATGATGAGTGGCTGGAAGTCAGAAAGCATCCTGAGGTGGGCTATCGAATTGCTCAGACAGTGCCGGAATTGCGCAAGATCTCTGAATATATTCTTTGTCACCATGAGCGCTGGGATGGCACCGGTTACCCCCAAGGTCTAAAAACCGATGAAATTCCCCTGTTGGCCCGGATTCTAGCTATTGTGGACGCCTATGATGCAATGACCCGGGACCGACCCTATCGCAAAGCAATGACAAAAAAGGACGCCATTGATGAGTTAAAGCGTAATGCCGGCACTCAGTTTGATCCGGTTCTGGTGGGGGTGTTCATTAAGGATGTAATCGAAGAAAATATGATTGAATAG
- a CDS encoding M56 family metallopeptidase codes for MFEAIFIEVLNLSYIGSIVILAVLMARLLLKKAPKRYTYILWSVVLLRLLLPFSFASALSLLPVNPKPIPTDLSVAETPQIITGIAAVDVPINNALPTPEVVTSVNPLQIFFMIASVIWVIGMSALLLYGVISYIKLKHRLKKVTIDKDNLFISDKVLTPFVLGFIKPKIYLPVNLDEIEKKHILLHEQTHIRRFDHVIRFVSYLILSIHWFNPLVWVAFYVSGKDMEMACDEAVINQLGYEIKKDYSQSLLNLATGKRNPRLSPLAFGEGDIKGRIRNILTLKQPKFYVVAAAVIILVGTMIGLITNPSDTSAWLTEKEIINTFNAHNLAMEKDRNKNPADYAIGGIEPGIFRLKAYDGTIYIYIFDNMDKRYDNFVRWDFGYNNIVFDGSVNAYHSKNASVVLEAPFGNGDLLEANESSEFHKLATIIFDTVFLYLNDGKTVVYHGESQHWRGTYTSKYYNNPIEDEDGRLHMDAYGWETSQLVYRGDDPERVGSISYKYDRTGGGGGGTGLRVYDDGIVNLGGGSGNGPMSTPPQEVTITVMWNDQEESLVLQP; via the coding sequence ATGTTTGAAGCGATTTTTATCGAAGTTCTTAATCTGAGTTATATCGGGAGCATTGTAATTCTGGCTGTTCTCATGGCCCGATTACTACTAAAAAAAGCACCAAAGCGCTACACTTATATCCTCTGGTCAGTAGTGTTACTAAGACTGCTGCTTCCCTTTTCTTTTGCTAGTGCACTTAGTCTCCTGCCGGTTAATCCAAAGCCGATCCCTACTGACCTTTCAGTGGCAGAAACACCACAGATCATCACTGGCATTGCTGCGGTTGATGTCCCCATCAACAACGCACTGCCGACACCGGAAGTCGTCACCAGTGTTAATCCGTTGCAGATTTTTTTCATGATCGCTTCCGTTATTTGGGTCATTGGTATGTCAGCTCTTCTACTTTACGGTGTAATCTCTTATATCAAACTAAAGCATCGTTTGAAAAAAGTAACTATTGATAAAGACAATCTCTTCATTTCCGACAAAGTCCTAACGCCCTTTGTGCTGGGGTTTATCAAACCTAAAATCTATTTACCGGTTAATCTGGATGAAATAGAGAAAAAACATATCCTCTTGCATGAACAAACTCATATCCGAAGATTTGATCATGTGATCCGCTTTGTCAGCTATCTGATTTTATCTATCCACTGGTTTAATCCACTGGTTTGGGTTGCTTTTTATGTCAGTGGCAAAGATATGGAAATGGCCTGTGATGAAGCCGTGATCAATCAGTTGGGTTATGAAATAAAAAAAGATTATTCCCAATCCTTATTAAATCTGGCAACAGGTAAACGAAACCCGCGACTATCGCCCTTGGCTTTTGGTGAAGGCGATATAAAAGGAAGAATCCGAAACATCCTTACTTTAAAGCAACCAAAATTCTATGTCGTTGCCGCTGCGGTGATTATTCTCGTCGGCACGATGATCGGACTGATAACGAATCCTTCCGACACGAGTGCCTGGTTAACGGAAAAAGAGATTATCAATACCTTTAACGCCCATAATCTGGCAATGGAAAAAGACCGCAACAAAAACCCTGCGGATTATGCCATTGGCGGTATTGAACCGGGAATTTTCCGGTTGAAAGCATATGATGGCACCATCTATATTTATATTTTTGATAACATGGATAAACGATATGATAACTTTGTTCGTTGGGACTTTGGCTATAATAACATTGTCTTCGATGGGTCGGTTAATGCCTATCATTCAAAAAATGCCTCCGTTGTTTTAGAGGCACCGTTTGGAAATGGCGATCTTCTGGAAGCCAATGAGTCCAGCGAATTTCACAAGTTGGCAACCATCATTTTCGACACCGTTTTTCTATATTTAAACGACGGAAAAACCGTTGTCTATCATGGTGAAAGCCAACACTGGCGTGGTACCTATACCTCAAAATATTATAATAATCCGATTGAGGATGAGGATGGCCGACTGCATATGGATGCCTATGGTTGGGAGACATCTCAGTTAGTTTATCGTGGTGATGATCCGGAGCGGGTTGGAAGTATCTCATATAAATATGATCGCACTGGCGGTGGCGGTGGCGGAACTGGCTTGCGGGTGTATGACGACGGAATTGTTAATTTAGGGGGCGGTTCCGGTAATGGGCCGATGTCAACTCCTCCTCAGGAAGTTACCATCACCGTGATGTGGAATGATCAGGAAGAAAGTCTTGTCTTGCAACCTTGA
- a CDS encoding diguanylate cyclase, with the protein MEKALNYGKERNYTKYTSTLKEAWRMSIAGLSKALVKVIEKNDAIPEMGPDDDFTTSEVAEFGIIEAQKHRSRGVTLGMFLSFMKYYQQAYEDLIYESNFSVEEKRYCSLYIKRYFDQLELGFALEWSGLSEKQKLEELQKSNRVITNEKNKYLTVFESIYDPIILVDKNNNIENINYKAAEVFFDFAVSGMKYYGNINTEKEFDWLNRELDKFMDLNEKEVIIEKTMETKKGQKTFMIKFRKMLDVSEKYRGTVILFNDITERKEMDQILKKQQEKLEYYAFTDPMTGVSNRRTGLMILEQELLFKHRIDAPLSICFLDIDGLKKINDTYGHEEGDILINLIIENLKESVREIDTISRIGGDEFLIIFPGCFESDAEKVIQRINYKLEDYDKKNEKPYQHGFSYGILELCVDNKLSINAVINAADKKMYQNKMQKMINPK; encoded by the coding sequence ATGGAAAAAGCACTAAATTATGGGAAAGAAAGAAATTATACAAAATATACATCAACCTTAAAAGAGGCTTGGCGGATGTCAATAGCAGGCCTTTCGAAGGCGTTAGTAAAAGTCATTGAAAAGAACGATGCTATCCCTGAAATGGGACCAGATGATGATTTCACTACAAGTGAAGTTGCTGAATTTGGGATAATTGAAGCCCAAAAACATCGCTCACGAGGTGTTACCCTAGGCATGTTTCTTAGTTTTATGAAATATTATCAACAAGCATATGAAGATCTCATTTATGAAAGTAACTTTTCAGTAGAAGAAAAAAGATATTGCTCATTATATATCAAACGGTATTTTGATCAACTTGAATTGGGTTTTGCGTTAGAGTGGTCGGGATTATCTGAAAAACAAAAGTTGGAGGAACTTCAGAAATCAAACAGAGTTATCACAAATGAAAAAAATAAATATCTCACAGTTTTCGAAAGTATTTATGATCCGATTATTCTCGTTGATAAAAATAACAATATTGAAAACATTAATTATAAAGCAGCTGAAGTTTTTTTTGACTTTGCTGTTTCCGGCATGAAATATTATGGAAATATTAATACGGAAAAGGAGTTCGACTGGTTAAATAGAGAACTTGATAAATTTATGGATTTAAATGAAAAAGAAGTTATAATCGAAAAAACAATGGAAACAAAAAAGGGTCAAAAAACATTTATGATAAAATTCAGAAAAATGTTGGATGTCAGTGAAAAATACAGAGGAACCGTTATTTTATTCAATGACATAACCGAAAGAAAAGAAATGGATCAAATATTAAAAAAACAACAGGAAAAGCTGGAATACTATGCATTTACTGATCCAATGACAGGTGTTTCAAATCGGAGAACCGGTCTTATGATTTTAGAACAGGAGCTGTTGTTTAAACATAGGATAGATGCACCTTTATCAATATGTTTTCTTGATATTGATGGTCTCAAGAAAATAAATGATACCTATGGACATGAAGAGGGGGATATTTTGATTAATCTTATTATTGAGAATTTAAAAGAATCAGTGCGTGAGATCGATACAATTAGCCGAATAGGTGGAGATGAATTTCTAATTATTTTTCCTGGTTGTTTTGAATCGGATGCTGAAAAAGTAATCCAGCGGATTAACTACAAATTAGAAGACTATGATAAGAAAAATGAAAAACCATACCAGCATGGGTTTAGCTACGGAATACTTGAATTATGTGTTGATAACAAATTAAGTATCAATGCGGTGATAAATGCGGCAGATAAAAAAATGTATCAAAATAAGATGCAAAAAATGATTAACCCAAAGTAG
- a CDS encoding uroporphyrinogen decarboxylase family protein, translating into MLTKRQNLLETIKGGNPDRFVNQYEAFVCTDAIYGMIMGDPITGQGAFPMPGGEPAKNAWGITFAWPAGTPGAFPLHDKEHKVLQDITKWRDVVKAPKTDLPAEAWAPFLPAIEAIDRNEVFATVFVAPGVFEQCHHLMGMEDCLMGFYEEPEEMHALIDYIVEYELRYAAELIKYYKPDCLFHHDDWGSSLNSFMAPEMFAEFIVPAYKKIYGFYKANGVELVVHHSDSYAANLVPLMIEMGIDIWQGCISNNNVPDLIKKYGGQISFMGDIDNSLIDDENWTQESVGAEVRKAVARCGKHYYIPCITQGGPGSVYPGVYEAITTEIDLINAGK; encoded by the coding sequence ATGCTAACGAAACGACAGAACCTATTGGAAACGATTAAAGGTGGCAATCCGGACCGCTTTGTCAATCAGTATGAGGCCTTTGTGTGTACCGATGCCATTTACGGAATGATAATGGGTGATCCGATTACCGGACAAGGCGCTTTTCCCATGCCTGGTGGCGAACCGGCAAAGAATGCCTGGGGCATTACCTTTGCCTGGCCAGCGGGAACCCCCGGAGCATTTCCCTTACACGATAAGGAACACAAGGTGCTCCAGGATATTACAAAATGGCGGGACGTTGTTAAGGCCCCTAAAACAGATTTACCAGCCGAAGCCTGGGCCCCGTTTTTACCAGCCATTGAAGCAATTGACCGTAACGAGGTATTCGCCACCGTCTTTGTGGCTCCGGGAGTCTTTGAACAATGCCATCATTTAATGGGGATGGAAGATTGTCTGATGGGTTTTTATGAGGAACCGGAAGAAATGCATGCCTTAATTGATTACATTGTTGAATATGAACTTCGTTATGCCGCGGAATTGATCAAATATTACAAACCAGATTGTCTGTTCCATCATGACGATTGGGGCAGTTCTCTGAACTCGTTTATGGCACCGGAAATGTTTGCCGAGTTTATCGTACCGGCTTACAAAAAAATCTACGGCTTTTATAAGGCTAACGGTGTTGAGCTAGTGGTCCATCACAGCGATTCCTATGCCGCCAATCTGGTACCACTGATGATCGAAATGGGAATCGATATCTGGCAGGGCTGTATTTCTAATAATAATGTTCCCGACCTCATTAAAAAGTACGGCGGCCAGATCTCGTTCATGGGCGATATCGACAACTCCCTGATTGATGATGAAAACTGGACCCAGGAAAGTGTTGGCGCCGAAGTGCGCAAAGCCGTCGCCCGATGCGGTAAACACTATTATATCCCTTGTATTACCCAAGGTGGTCCCGGTAGTGTTTACCCCGGCGTTTATGAAGCGATTACTACGGAAATTGATCTGATCAATGCCGGAAAATAG
- a CDS encoding HD domain-containing phosphohydrolase: MPALCQGNKRIGIILEANNAAIKNYGYSREEFLTKSIFELCGSNKEKIIINEIKKGNQEGIIFETIHFRKDGSAMEVEINSHGSLLEGKQILLSIVRDITARKFAENALIKSENDYRTLVDNAPDIIARLDRSYQFVYFHNRSQIDLNVPTQLMIGKTFIDLGICNADYKKLKSVIQWVFENKHEKNTDFELSTATGIQYYNTIIVPELNKNGSVSTVLSISRSITETVLAQKAMAASLEKYRKLLDGIVTALSAVVEVRDPYTSGHQNRVSKLATTMAIQLNLDEDAVETVRITGLLHDIGKMYVPTELLVKPTKLSPLEYEIIKIHSEAGYNILKSVDFTGPIAEIVYQHHERMDGSGYPRKLKAGEILIEARIISSNPLGYQEKLVTEKSLLH; encoded by the coding sequence ATTCCCGCTCTTTGTCAAGGCAATAAAAGAATTGGGATCATTCTGGAAGCCAACAATGCCGCCATCAAAAACTATGGGTACAGCCGGGAAGAATTCCTGACAAAGAGTATCTTCGAATTGTGTGGTTCAAACAAAGAGAAAATAATTATTAATGAAATAAAAAAAGGAAATCAAGAAGGAATCATTTTTGAAACGATTCATTTTCGAAAAGATGGTTCTGCTATGGAAGTTGAAATAAATTCGCATGGTTCTTTATTGGAGGGTAAGCAAATTCTGCTCAGTATTGTCCGGGATATCACGGCCAGAAAATTTGCCGAAAATGCCTTGATAAAGAGCGAGAATGATTACCGGACGCTTGTCGATAATGCCCCTGATATCATTGCCAGACTGGATCGGTCTTACCAATTTGTTTATTTTCACAACCGCTCCCAAATTGATTTAAATGTACCAACACAGTTGATGATTGGTAAAACATTCATCGACCTGGGTATTTGTAATGCAGATTATAAAAAGCTTAAAAGTGTGATCCAATGGGTGTTTGAAAATAAACATGAGAAAAACACTGATTTCGAACTCAGTACCGCCACAGGCATTCAGTATTATAACACCATCATTGTACCGGAGTTAAATAAAAATGGCAGCGTTTCAACGGTATTAAGTATTTCACGTTCAATCACCGAAACCGTATTGGCACAGAAGGCAATGGCTGCTTCACTGGAGAAATACAGGAAACTGCTGGATGGGATTGTCACGGCATTGTCCGCAGTCGTGGAGGTTCGGGATCCTTACACCAGCGGACATCAAAACCGAGTGAGTAAACTGGCGACAACCATGGCAATCCAACTTAATTTAGATGAAGATGCTGTGGAAACCGTACGAATAACCGGTTTGCTCCACGATATCGGGAAGATGTATGTACCGACTGAACTACTTGTAAAACCGACCAAATTGTCTCCCCTGGAGTATGAGATTATTAAAATTCATTCTGAGGCGGGATACAATATTTTAAAATCGGTTGATTTTACCGGGCCAATTGCAGAAATCGTATACCAACATCATGAAAGGATGGACGGCTCGGGGTATCCCCGGAAACTTAAAGCCGGGGAAATATTAATAGAAGCAAGGATTATCAGCTCTAATCCACTCGGCTATCAAGAAAAACTAGTAACTGAAAAATCATTGTTACATTAG
- a CDS encoding response regulator codes for MLELDRILLVEDNLNDVELTLVALEGSNLASKVDVVNDGAEALEYLFYLGNFANRESGNPVVIILDLKLPKVDGLEVLKQIKEEPKLHLIPVVILTSSNEETDILRGYKLGANSYVVKPLEFPLFVKAIKELGSFWKPTMPPSKTMGTAGKNS; via the coding sequence ATGTTGGAATTAGACCGGATTTTATTGGTTGAAGATAATCTCAATGATGTGGAATTAACATTAGTGGCACTGGAAGGAAGCAATCTTGCAAGTAAGGTAGATGTGGTCAACGACGGTGCCGAAGCACTTGAGTATCTTTTCTATCTGGGTAATTTTGCCAACCGGGAAAGCGGTAATCCAGTGGTGATAATCCTGGATCTCAAGCTTCCGAAAGTGGACGGCCTTGAAGTACTAAAACAAATCAAGGAAGAACCGAAACTACATCTGATTCCGGTTGTGATATTAACCTCCTCAAATGAAGAAACGGATATCTTGAGGGGTTATAAACTGGGTGCGAACTCCTACGTGGTTAAACCCCTCGAATTCCCGCTCTTTGTCAAGGCAATAAAAGAATTGGGATCATTCTGGAAGCCAACAATGCCGCCATCAAAAACTATGGGTACAGCCGGGAAGAATTCCTGA
- a CDS encoding IS3 family transposase (programmed frameshift), protein MTRRERRIFTDEFKNQVVQLYLNGKPRHEIIKEYELSASAFDRWVKQHQNSGSFKEKDNRSDEENELIKLRKEVQQLKMENDIPKASSADHRTKVEVIQANQDRYSVSAMCKVLKITRSTYYYESKTRKSEDEKKLKQDITDIFKASRRNYGTRKIKKELEKKKQIVSRRRIGRIMKELGLVSTYTIAQFKVHKTPVNNDKIQNEVNRQFDDREQLEVVVSDLTYVRVAGKWNYVCILLDLYNREIIGYSAGAQKDAMLVYQAFATVKYRLDKISIFHTDRGNEFKNNIIDGIIDTFNIRRSLSQKGCPYDNAVAEATFKVFKTEFVYPNTFDSLEQLKLELFDYIHWYNHIRIHSSLDYMTPIEFKTADLKKVV, encoded by the exons ATGACCAGAAGAGAACGCCGAATTTTTACAGATGAATTTAAAAATCAGGTCGTCCAATTATATTTAAACGGAAAACCCAGACATGAAATTATTAAGGAGTATGAATTGTCAGCTTCAGCCTTTGATCGTTGGGTGAAACAGCATCAAAACTCCGGATCATTTAAAGAAAAAGACAACCGCAGTGATGAAGAAAACGAGTTAATCAAATTGCGCAAAGAAGTCCAACAATTAAAAATGGAAAACGACATCC CTAAAGCAAGCAGCGCTGATCATAGGACGAAAGTAGAAGTCATCCAAGCGAATCAAGACAGATACTCGGTATCAGCAATGTGTAAAGTCCTAAAAATAACACGAAGCACCTATTATTATGAGTCTAAAACCCGAAAATCAGAAGATGAAAAAAAACTGAAACAGGATATTACCGACATTTTCAAGGCTAGCAGGCGTAATTATGGCACGCGTAAAATCAAAAAAGAACTGGAAAAGAAAAAACAGATTGTATCACGCCGACGGATTGGCCGAATAATGAAAGAACTGGGCCTGGTATCGACCTATACAATCGCTCAATTCAAAGTTCATAAAACACCGGTAAACAATGATAAAATCCAAAACGAAGTTAATCGCCAGTTTGATGACAGAGAGCAGCTGGAAGTAGTTGTCAGTGATCTTACCTATGTTCGTGTTGCCGGAAAATGGAATTATGTATGTATTCTTCTGGATTTATACAATCGCGAAATTATTGGTTACAGCGCAGGCGCGCAAAAAGATGCCATGCTTGTTTATCAGGCTTTTGCAACGGTCAAATACAGACTGGATAAGATATCAATCTTCCATACGGATCGTGGAAATGAATTTAAAAACAATATTATTGATGGGATCATCGATACGTTTAATATCAGACGTTCATTGAGTCAAAAAGGTTGTCCGTATGACAATGCCGTTGCTGAAGCTACCTTTAAAGTTTTTAAAACTGAATTTGTGTATCCGAATACGTTTGACTCCCTGGAACAGCTAAAACTGGAATTGTTTGATTATATTCATTGGTATAATCACATCCGAATTCATTCGTCTCTTGATTATATGACGCCGATTGAATTCAAAACAGCAGACCTTAAAAAAGTTGTCTGA
- a CDS encoding MBL fold metallo-hydrolase — MKERLIILGTGNAAVTRCYNTCFAIQKGNNYFLVDAGGGNGILTQLEKAEIGLEQIHDIFISHEHTDHLLGLIWLIRMIAAKIRSGKYEGNLNIYCHPQLNKTAMIIVKLTLPEKFVKLIGERIFFRIVKDGKAKKILGNKVTFFDIQSQKAKQFGFTIKLESGRKLTFLGDEPYKDHEYRYAFQSDWLLHEAFCLYAERERFKPYEKFHTTVKDACEIGARLEVVNLILYHTEDRNLANRKALYIAEGQPFFAGNLLVPDDLEEFEL, encoded by the coding sequence GTGAAGGAACGTTTAATTATCCTGGGCACTGGCAATGCAGCTGTCACGCGGTGTTATAATACTTGTTTTGCAATACAAAAGGGAAACAATTATTTTCTGGTTGATGCCGGCGGGGGAAACGGAATACTGACCCAGTTGGAAAAGGCTGAAATTGGATTAGAACAGATTCATGATATTTTTATCAGCCATGAGCACACAGATCATTTGCTCGGACTAATCTGGTTGATCCGGATGATTGCTGCTAAAATCCGCAGCGGAAAATACGAAGGTAATTTAAATATCTATTGCCATCCGCAGTTAAATAAAACAGCCATGATAATAGTGAAACTAACACTTCCTGAAAAGTTTGTTAAACTTATTGGTGAACGGATTTTCTTTAGAATTGTGAAAGATGGGAAGGCCAAAAAAATTTTAGGTAATAAGGTAACTTTTTTTGATATTCAATCTCAAAAAGCCAAACAATTTGGCTTTACAATAAAGCTGGAGTCGGGAAGAAAATTAACTTTTCTAGGAGATGAACCCTATAAAGATCATGAATATCGGTATGCTTTCCAATCCGACTGGCTGTTGCATGAGGCCTTTTGCCTTTATGCTGAACGAGAGCGGTTTAAGCCTTATGAAAAGTTTCATACCACCGTTAAGGATGCCTGTGAAATCGGGGCCCGGCTGGAAGTGGTCAACTTGATACTCTATCATACCGAAGATCGCAATTTGGCCAACCGAAAGGCCCTGTACATTGCCGAAGGGCAACCATTTTTTGCGGGAAACCTGCTGGTGCCGGATGATCTGGAGGAATTTGAACTCTAA
- a CDS encoding BlaI/MecI/CopY family transcriptional regulator — translation MKKYKLGEMEQRLTELIWENAPVSTRDLIALCAEAFNWKRTTTYTMLKRLCDRELFVNDSGIVRIIVSKDDFLSKKGEAFLAETFDGSLPRFIAAFTRRRKLNEQEVHELQQLIDEYREE, via the coding sequence ATGAAAAAATATAAACTGGGGGAAATGGAGCAACGATTAACCGAACTCATTTGGGAAAATGCACCGGTCTCCACCCGGGACTTAATAGCGCTGTGCGCGGAAGCCTTTAACTGGAAGCGAACGACGACCTATACCATGCTTAAACGCCTCTGTGACCGGGAGCTGTTTGTCAATGACAGCGGCATCGTTAGGATTATTGTATCAAAAGATGATTTTTTAAGTAAGAAGGGCGAAGCCTTTCTCGCCGAAACCTTTGACGGCTCGCTACCGCGATTTATCGCGGCATTTACCCGTCGCCGGAAATTAAATGAGCAAGAAGTCCACGAGCTGCAGCAGCTAATTGACGAATACCGGGAGGAATAA